From Candidatus Neomarinimicrobiota bacterium, a single genomic window includes:
- a CDS encoding isoaspartyl peptidase/L-asparaginase, with protein sequence AVALDRAGNLAAGTSTGGMTNKKFGRVGDSPIIGAGTYADNQTCAVSCTGHGEYFIRAAVAHDISALLAYHGLTLQEAAHEVVMEKLAGLGGTGGLVAIDKDGYVAMPFNTEGMYRGYVDENGQVVVKIY encoded by the coding sequence GCCGTCGCCCTGGACCGGGCCGGCAACCTGGCGGCCGGCACTTCCACCGGGGGTATGACCAATAAAAAATTCGGTCGGGTCGGAGACTCCCCCATCATTGGCGCCGGCACTTATGCCGATAACCAGACCTGCGCCGTATCCTGCACCGGCCACGGCGAGTATTTCATCCGCGCGGCGGTGGCCCACGACATCTCCGCACTCCTGGCCTACCACGGACTCACGCTGCAAGAGGCAGCCCACGAGGTGGTGATGGAAAAATTGGCAGGGCTGGGCGGAACCGGTGGCCTCGTCGCCATCGATAAGGACGGCTATGTCGCCATGCCCTTCAACACCGAGGGCATGTACCGCGGCTATGTGGATGAAAACGGCCAAGTAGTAGTTAAGATTTACTAG